The sequence GATGCCACATGGACACGCACGAAGACACGCACGAAGACACGCACGAGACACAAGAGCCACAGCGCCACGACAGCGCGGGGCCCGCCCCCGAGACGTCGCGTCGAGAATTTCTGGGGCAGACGGGGCGGGTCGCCGCCGGCGTCGGCGTGGCGGCGTTATTAGGCAACCTGGGCCACTACGCCTTATCGTATGCCGCGGGGGGGCCGCCGATTAAAATCGGCGTGCTGCATTCGCTCAGCGGCACGATGGCGATCAGCGAAGTCTCCTTACGGGATGTCGTCCTGATGGCGGTCGAAGAAATCAACAAAGCGGGCGGGGTCATGGGGCGGCCCGTCGAGGCGAAGATCGTCGATCCGGCCTCGAACTGGGACCTGTTTGCCGAGAAGGCCAAGCAGCTGCTGTTGGAAGAGAAAGTGTCGGTTGTGTTCGGCTGTTGGACCTCGGTCAGCCGCAAGTCCGTCCTGCCGGTCTTCGAGAAAAACAACGGGTTGCTCTTCTATCCCGTCCAGTACGAGGGGGAGGAGTGCTCGCGCAACGTGTTCTATACCGGCGCCGCCGTCAATCAACAGGCAGCGCCGGCGGTGGAATACTTGATGAGCCCGGAAGGGGGGAGCTACAAGAAGTTCTACCTCCTCGGCACCGATTACGTGTATCCGCGCACCACGAACAAGATCCTGCGGGCCATGCTGTTGGCGAAGAAAGTTCCCGCCGCCAACATTGCGGAAGAATACACCCCGTTCCATCACCAGGACTATCAAACCATCTGCGGCAAGATTAAGAAGTTTGCCGCCGGCGGGGGCGCGGCCGTCATCAGTACCATCAACGGGGACAGCAACGTGCCGTTCTACAAGGAATTCGGCAACCAAGGCCTGCGGGCAGAAGATGCCCCGATCATGGCCTTCAGCGTCGCCGAAGACGAACTGCGCGGGATGGACACCAGCGCCCTGGTGGGGCACTTAGCCGCCTGGAACTACTACCAGAGCGTGGACACGCCGCAAAACAAGAAGTTCGTGGCGAATTTCAAAGCCTATTGCAAGAAGAACAACCTGCCGGACGGCGAGAATCGGGTCACCGACGATCCGATCGAAGCCGCCTATTTCGGCGTCTATGTGTGGAAGCAGGCGGTCGAGAAGGCCGGCTCCACCGACGTGGACAAGGTCCGGGCGGCGGTCTACAACCAGAAGTTCCTGGCGCCGGGGGGGGAAATCATGATGGATTGCTGTAATCAGCACACCCACAAGCCCGTCCTGATCGGCGAGATTCTCAAGAACGGGCAGTTCAAGACCATTTGGCGCTCGAAGGGCCTGGTGAAACCGGAACCGTGGAGTGAGTACACAAACCCGGACAAGGGGTGCGATTGGATTCAGCACCAGGGGACCTATACCAAATAGGACTTCGCCGGGAGCAGAGGGCCCCCGTGTGGCGGCATGGGCTAGAGGGGGCCGTGGGGAATCGGGACTGGCTGGACCCCGTGCGCAGAGGGTCCAGCTTTCCTGCCAAGGGGTATCTGTGGGGAGGAACCGTGTGGAGAGGGTGGACGGAGTGAGGCGCCGGACTGGCATCCTGCCCCGGCTGCGTGTGCTGAGTGTGGCGTGCGTACTGCTCGGGGGCCTCGGGGGCCCGTCCGCGGGCGCGGCGGACGAGACGGGGGCAGCAGCGGGCACGAGCGCGCCCGCGGCCAGTCCGATCGAGGCCGCGCTCCTCGACCTCCAGAGCGAGGACGCAGAAGTCCGAACCCAAGCAGCCGAGCTCCTGATTGCGCAGGGGGACACGAGTCTGCTTCCGCGCCTCGATGCGATGCGGGAGGAGGGCAGCCGGGCCGTGCGGATCGCCCTCAAGCCGGTCATCGATCTCCTGAAGAATCGTGCCAACCTGACCAGCGACTCTCCCGACACCCGCCGATCGGCGGCGGCGGATCTGGGGTCCACCGGCCGGCGGGAGGCCATTCCGTCTCTCAAGCAGGCCGCCGCGAACGAGGAGGTCTGGTGGGTTCGGTACACCATGGAAGAATCGCAACACGTGCTGGAGTTGCAGGCGGACGATCATGCCATCCAGCTGGAGGCGGTGAAGCAGCTGGGCGAACTGCGCAGTGCCAACAGCGTGCCGGCCCTCACCGCCCTCATCGAGGCCGGCCAGGCGGCCGCGGCGACCGACCAGCAGCAGGCGCTGGCGACCGCCGCCACGGCCGCGGTGGACTATATCGAATCGTGGGGCTGGTGGGCCAACATCATTGAGACGTGCTTCCGGGGAATCAGCCTGAGCTCCATTCTCTTGATCATGTCCCTGGGATTGGCCATCGTCTTTGGGTTGATGGGCGTGATTAACATGGCCCACGGCGAGCTGATGATGGTGGGGGCCTACGCCACCTTCATCACCCAACAGGCGTTCCTCGCCTGGTGCTCGCCCGACGCCTTCGATTGGTACTTCCCCGTGGCCCTGCCCGTCGCCTTTCTGAGCGCGGCGGCCTTTGGCTGGGTGCTCGAAGCCACCGTCATTCGCTTTCTGTATGGGCGGCTCCTCGAGACCCTCTTGGCCACCTGGGGGGTGAGCCTGATCCTGATGCAGGCGGCCCGTGTGTACTTCGGCGATCTGACGGCGGTGATCGCCCCGCAGTCCTTGCGCGGCGGCGCCCAAGTCATGGTGGGCGTCTACCTGCCGTACAATCGGATCTTCATCATCGTCCTGTCGATCGTGTGTGTCCTGGGGATTTATGTTCTCTTATTCCGCTCCACCCTCGGCATTCGAGTGCGGGCCGTCACCCAAAATCGCAACATGAGCGCGTGTTTAGGGATCCCGACGCGCAAAGTCGATGCCTATACCTTTGCCTTTGCCTCCGGGCTGGCGGGCATCGCGGGCTGGGCCCTCACCATGGTGGGCAACGTCGATCCCGGCCTGGGGCAGAACTACATCGTCGATTCCTTCATGGTCGTCGTCACCGGCGGGGTCGGCAAACTGGCGGGGACCATCTGGGCGTCGTTGGGCATCGGGGGGCTGAACAAGCTCATCGAGCCGTTTAGCGGGGCCGTGTACGGCAAGGTCTTTATCCTCGTCGGCGTGATTCTCTTCCTGCAGTGGCGGCCGCAGGGGCTGTTTGCGGCGAAAGGACGGAGTGCCGATGCCTGAGCCCAGTGTCCCCCCGCAGGATCAGCGCCTGACCCTGTCATTTTTTGCGGCCGGCCTGATCTTTCTGGTCATCATCCCGCTGCTCAACGTGCTCCCGGCCGAAGGGTCCTGGCTGCACCTGTCCGACTTTCGGCTGAATCAATTCGGGAAGTTTCTCGCGTTTGCGATTTTGGCACTGGGGCTGGATCTCATCTGGGGGTACTGCGGCGTCCTCAGTCTGGGGCAAGGCGTCTTTTTCGGGTTGGGCGCCTATTGCATGGGCATGTATCTGGCCCTGCAAATCGGGTCGGAAAGTGTCTACGGCAGCGAGCTGCCGGACTTCATGGTCTGGACCCAAGTCAAAGAACTCCCCCTGTTCTGGTATCCCTTTAAAAGCTTTTGGGGCGGCTTCTTCGGCGCCCTCCTCGTCCCCGTCCTCTTCGCGACCCTCTTCGGCTTTCTGGCGTTTCGCAGCCGGATCAAGGGCGTGTACTTTGCCATCATCACCCAGGCCTTGGCCTTTGCCGCCTGGCTGGTGTTCAATCGGAACGAAACCCGGCTGGGCGGCACCAACGGCCTGACCGATTTCAAACAACTGATCGGCTTCCGGCTCTCGGATCCCTCGACCCAGCGGGGCCTCTATCTCGTCACCGTCCTGGCCCTGGGGGCCGCCTATCTGTTGTGCCGCTATATCGTCGCCTCGCGTGCGGGCAAAGTGCTGATCGCGATCCGCGATAGCGAATCGCGCGTGACCTTTTCCGGCTACACCCCGTGGATGTACAAGCTCTTCGTGTTTGTCGTGGCGGCTGGCTTGGCCGGGCTCGCCGGGATGCTGTATGTGCCGCAGGTCGGCATCATCACGCCGGCCCAGATCGGCGTACTGCCGTCGCTGGAAGTCGTCATCTGGGTGGCCGTCGGCGGGCGCGGCACGTTGATCGGAGCCATCGTGGGTGCCGTCGCCGTCAACTATGGCCGGAGCGTGTTGACCAACTATTTTCCGGAGGCCTGGCCGTTCATTTTGGGGGGCCTCTTTGTGATCGTCGTGACCCTGTTCCCCGACGGCCTCATCGGGATGCTGCGGAAGGGGCGCGAGCGCCTGAAGGCGGCCCCCTCGGCCCCGGTGAGCAAGGCAGCGGGAGGGACGGCGGCGTGACCGACGGCGACCGGATTCTCACCTGCGAACACGTCATCGTCGATTACGACGGCTTCAAAGCGTTGAACAACTGCAATTTCAGTGTCCACTACAACGAGCTGCGCGTGGTGATCGGGCCCAATGGCGCGGGCAAGACCACCTTGCTGGATGTCATTTGCGGGAAGACCCCCCCGACCTCCGGGAAAATCCTCTTCGGCCACGGCATCAGTCTGGTCGGCAAGAACGCCGAGGACATCACCAAGCTCGGCGTCGGCCGGAAGTTCCAAGCCCCGTCGATCTACGGCAACCTCTCGGTGTGGCAGAACTTGGACCTCTCGGTGAAGCGGGCGAGCAAGGGCGTGTTCCCGACCCTCGTGGGGAAATCCACACCGGCAGAACGGGAGCGGATCCGTGAGGTGTTGGAGACCATCGGGTTGACCGAGCACGCGCATGCGCGCGCCGGCTCCCTGTCGCACGGCCAAAAACAATGGCTTGAGATCGGCATGGTGATCTTGCAAGAGCCCTCCTTGCTCCTCGTGGACGAACCCGTGGCGGGCATGAGCGATAAGGAAACCGAGCAGACCGGGCAATTGTTGATGACGCTGGCCGAAAAACAGGCCATCGTGGTGATCGAGCATGATATGGACTTCGTCCGGCAGATTGCCAACATCGTCACGGTGTTGGCCGAGGGGACCGTCATTTGCGAAGGGACCGTAGAGCATGTGCAAGCCGATGAGCATGTGCGCGAGATTTATCTGGGCCGCGCGAAAGTCGCGCATTAACGGGAACATAGGAGCCCTACGGTGATGGAACAGGCCACCCCTCCGGTGACGTTAGCGGTCGAGCAGATCAATGCCTATTACGGCGAGAGCCATATTCTGCGGAACGTCTCGTTTACCATTGAGCCGGGGGAGGTGGTCTGTCTCATGGGGCGCAATGGGATGGGCAAGACCACCACGCTGAAAACGTTGACGGGGTTGTTGCCGGCCCGGTCGGGGACGATTCGGTTTCGGGGCCGGGACATCACCCAGGAGCGGACGGATCTCCGGGCGCGCCAGGGCCTGGCGTATGTCCCGCAAGGGCGGGAGATCATTCCGCATCTGACGGTGCACCAAAACCTGTTGCTCGGGTACTGGAACCGGCCGGTGATCCGGGGGGATGTCTCGGAGGCGGCGGCCTTTGAGGAGGTCTATCAGCTCTTTCCGAAGCTCACGCAGATCCTGCACCGCCCGGGCGGGGTGCTCAGCGGCGGCGAGCAGCAGCAGTTGGCGATTGGCCGGGCCATTCTCTCCAGTCCCCAGCTGCTCTTGTTGGATGAGCCGACGGAGGGGATTCAGCCGTCGATCGTCGATCAGATCGAGGATGTCATTATCGGGTTTAAACAGTCGCGCCGCTTTGCCATCTTGTTGGTGGAGCAGGGCCTCCACTTTGCCGCCCGGTTGGCGGAAAAGTATGTGGTTATGGCCAAGGGCGCGGTCATGGCCCAGGGCAAGAGTGCCGAGCTCAATGCCGATATGGTTCGCCAACATCTGACGGTCTAAGCAGGATGCACCCGGGTTCTCCCTGTCTTGTCGTGTATTCGGACTTCTGTGATGGACTCTCCCTCTGAGCGACAAGCTAGACATGCATACCCATTCTGCAGTAGAAAGCCCTGGCGAACGCAAAAATCCGATATCCTCATCAGTTCTTTTTTTCTTGGGAAGTATGGCAGGGCTACTGCCTTAGGGAGGAGGACTCATGCATCTGACCCCGAGAGAGCAGGAAAAATTGTTGATCTATGTGGCAGGACAGCTTGCCGCAGATCGCAAAAAGCGAGGCCTTAAGCTGAATCATCCTGAAGCCGTCGCGTATCTTACGGCCGCCGTCCTGGAAGGGATTCGTGATGGGAAATCCGTAGCCGAACTTATGACCTACGGGGCGACGCTCCTAACGCGTAAGGACGTCATGCCTGGCGTACCGGAGATGATTCACGAGTTTCAAGTCGAAGGGACTTTCCCTGACGGAACCAAGTTAGTAACCGTGCACAATCCGATTCGATAAGCTCGGGCGCAGACCCTAGTAGTTATCCCATAATCCCTGCAGGAGGGAATTTATGCCAAAGAAGACCAAACGAGCTCCGGTGCGGAGAGAGAAAGTCCCACAACGAACAAAAGGTTTCCTGGCAACGATCAAGACTGAGTTGTCCAAGCCGGTGATACCGGGTGAAATGTTCGTCGCCTCCGGAGACCTGGAGGCGTTCCATGGACGAGACACGAAAGAGCTTACGGTCAAAAATTCAGCCGATCGACCCATCCAGGTTGGCTCCCACTGCCATTTTTTTGAGTCGAATCACGCGCTCATGTTCGACCGGGGAGCGGCATTCGGATTTCGACTCTGTATTCCTGCCGGTACTGCGGTACGGTTTGAGCCGGGAGAAGAAAAGCGGGTCACTGTTGTGGCCCTGGCCGGAAATCGGGTTGCACACGGCATCAATGGATTGACGGAAGGATCGCTCGATGACCCTCAAGTCAAGGGTAAGGCTCTCGCGCTCGCAGCTGATCGTGGATTTTCTGAGAAAGGAGGGGTCAAGTGAAGATTCAAAGAAGGCAGTATGCATCCCTCTATGGCCCCACGACAGGGGATCGTGTCCGGCTCGCCGACACGGAATTGCTCATTGAGGTGGAGAAGGATTTTACGGTCTACGGTGAAGAAGCAGTCTTTGGCGGCGGGAAAGTCATTCGAGACGGGATGGGACAGTCACCGTTAGCCACGAGTGCCAACGGCGCGCTCGATACCGTCGTTACGAATGCCCTCATCCTGGATTACAGTGGGATCGTGAAGGCGGATATCGGTATCAAAGATGGACGAATAGTTGGAGTCGGCAAAGCGGGTAATCCCGATCTCATGCCGAATGTCACGCAGGGGATGGAGATCGGTGCAGGTACGGAAGTTATCGCGGGTGAAGGGCATATCGTCACAGCCGGCGGCATAGATAGCCATATCCACTTTATCTGTCCGCAACAGTATTGGGACGCACTATCGTCTGGCATTACCACCATGATCGGGGGTGGTACAGGCCCTGCCACCGGAACCAACGCCACGACCTGTACGCCGGGGCCTTGGAATATCCATCGCATGCTGGAAGCGTCGGACGGCATTCCCATGAATCTGGGATTCTTGGGCAAGGGCAATTCGTCTCATCCCGATGGGTTGAACGAGCAGGTGGAGGCAGGTGCCATCGGTCTCAAACTGCATGAAGATTGGGGGACGACACCGGCGGCGATCGACACGTGTCTCAGCGTGGGGGAGCACTATGACGTACAGGTCGCGATCCATACCGATACATTGAACGAGGCGGGTTTCGTCGAGGACACCATCAAGGCGTTCAAGGGGAGGACGATTCACACCTTCCATACGGAGGGCGCTGGAGGTGGACATGCACCGGACATCATCAAGGTCTGTGGGGAGCCGAATGTGCTTCCGTCGTCCACTAACCCCACCATGCCGTTTACCGCCAATACGATGGATGAGCATCTCGACATGTTGATGGTGTGTCACCATCTGAATCCGCGCATTCCTGAAGATGTGGCGTTTGCGGAGTCTCGTATCCGTCGTGAAACCATTGCGGCAGAAGATATTCTTCACGATCTCGGCGCGATCAGCATCATGTCCTCAGATTCTCAGGCTATGGGCCGGATCGGCGAGGTGATCATTCGAACCTGGCAAAACGCTCACAAAATGAAGGTTCAGCGAGGGCATTTGTCTTCGACTGGTGCGAAGGATTCCTCTCAGAACGATAATTTCCGGGCCAAGCGGTATGTGGCCAAGTATACGATCAATCCGGCGATTGCCCACGGCATCGCGCACGAGGTCGGTTCAGTCGAGGTCGGTAAACTCGCTGATCTTGTGATCTGGAAGCCGGCGTTCTTCGGCGTCAAGCCGGAGATGGTGTTGAAAGGTGGGTTTATCGCTCAGGCACAGATGGGCGACCCGAATGCCTCTATCCCGACGCCGGAGCCCATCATCAGCCGACCCATGTTTGGTGCGTTTGGAAGAGCGCTGACCAGTACCAGCTTGACGTTCTTCTCCCAGGCTGGGTTGGATCGGGAAATCCCAAAGAAGCTTGGTCTGCAGAAGCGCGTGGCGGCGGTGAAGAATTGTCGGAGCGTGAAGAAGCGAGATCTGAAACTGAACGACTATCTGCCGAAAATCGAAGTCGATCCTGAGACATATGTTGTAACGGCGGACGGCGTGCGGCTCACGTGTGAGCCAGCAGTTGTGCTGCCTATGGCTCAACGGTATTTCCTGTTCTGAAGGGCTGACAAGCGTCAGAGGGGATTGCTGGCAGGGTAGGTAATAAAAGCCGTTCTGCCCTGTCAGCATGCCAGCCTGTAACGTGTCAGTATGTTCTCATGAATACCCCCTCCTTGCTTGAAGGGTTGCGGTTTGTCGATACCTTCTTTCCTTCAGGTGGATACGCATTTTCCTCAGGGTTGGAAGCCGCCGTGCAAGGCGGTGCGGTAAGGAACTCGGAGCAGCTTGCGCGGTACATTGAGGATTTGTTGCGAGGTGGCATGAGCCGCCGAGAAGCCCTTGCTACAAAAATAGCTAATGTAGCGGGGTCTACGGGAGAAGCCTCGGCTGCTCTGGAAATTGATCGAAAGCTTGATGCCACAAAGCTGAGTCGTGAGTCACGGATGGCCAGCCGTCAAATGGGGCGACAAGTGATTCGCGTCGCGGCTGATCAGATTAAAGCGAAATCGGTTCTGAGCGAGTATTACGACGAGGTGGAGTCTGATCGAGCTCCTGGTCATCTCGCGGTGACCTTTGGGCTCACTCTGGGTGCGTGCGATTGGAGCCCGGAAGAAACAGCCGCTGCCTTCCTGTACCAAACTGCAATCGGGTTCGTTTCTGCGGCCATGCGACTGAGTCCGATCGGCCAACATGAGGGACAGCGCATTCTGGGCGAGTGGCTTCCGGTGATCGAGCGTATTAGCAGAGAAGTCGACTCGGATGCGGGGATGAGTTCATGGTCTCCTATTCAAGACATTTATTCGATGCGACATGGCTCTCTGGAGTGGAGGCTCTTTCGGTCCTAGCCAGCGAGGAGGTCTGTGAGTATCGTTTCGAAAGAGAAAGGAAAAGAACAGGGGGGATGACGGCGGTAGATCTCCGGCTACCTGATCTTGGAATGAACATGCATGATCTGAATCGTGAGCATAGTCACAGCTGGTCTCCAACACAAGCGCGGGAAAAAGGCATACCGGTTATTGGCATTGGAGGACCCGTCGGCTCTGGTAAAACGGCGCTTGTTGAAGCTCTATGTCAAAGATTGCGCGATCGCTACAGCCTGGCCGCTGTGACGAACGACATTTTTACCAAAATCGATGCGGAAATTCTCACGAAACGCGCAGCATTGCCGATCGACCGCATCTTGGGAGTTGAAACTGGGGGGTGTCCACACACGGCAATCCGTGAAGATGCGTCGCATAACCAAGAGGCGATCAACGATTTGCTTCGGCGTCATCCCGATGTTGAATCGTTTTTCTTGGAAAGTGGTGGGGACAATCTTGCGGCCACCTTCAGCCCTGAGCTGGTGGATTACGTGATCTACGTCATCGATGTGGCAGCCGGTGACAAAATCCCACGCAAAGGTGGCCCTGGCATCACCCGGTCTGACTTCCTGGTGATCAACAAGATGGATTTGGCGCCGCATGTTCGTGCGGATCTTTCCCTGATGGCTCAAGACACACGCCGCATGAGAGGTGATCTTCCCTTTGCCTTCACGAATATCCTTTCTGGTGAGGGGCTCGATTCGGTTGTAGCGTGGGTCGAACAGCGTGTCCCTCAGCGAGCCAGGCGTTAACGGCCGTGCGAGTTCGTGGGGGGGAGCGAAGAAGCGCGTCTCAGAAAACCAGTACTTTTCTAAACAGAAAACCTTCTGAGAGACGTGAGTCCTCTCAAAAAAGGAACCTGCCCATACCCTCCTCAACCGAATTCGTCGGACGAGTCGGCGAGCTCAGGCTTCAGTACGCAAAGCTTGATGGTCGGACCATCATCGCGCATTCATATTTTACCACGCCCTGGAAGCTTCTCCCTCCCATTTACCTCGATGATACCGGAGCGGCCTACACGCTCTTGGTTAATCCATCCGGTGGTCTTGTTGGGGGTGACGGTCTTTCTATCGACATGAATCTGGATCGAGATGCCCATGTCCTCATCTCCGCGCCTTCTGCCAATCGTGTCTATCGATCAGAAGGGAAACTGTCCGAACAGGTGATCAACATCACGGTCGGGCCTGGTGCCATCTTGGAATGGTTGCCGGAGCACACCATCCCGTTTGCCGGATCACGATTTCGACAGGCGATTCAGGTGAACCTCGCGCCGAGTGCCACCATTATTCTATGGGATGCGCTGGCCTCCGGGCGAATAGCCAGAGATGAACGCTGGGCGTTCACCCACCTCGAGAATGAGATCCAAATTATGACTGCCACGGGAGGATCCCTTGTTGAGCGGTACATTCTCGATCCAGCCACTGACCTGGGTCGGGTCGGTCTTGCAGAGGAATGGAACTACGTTGCATCCCTATATGTGGTGAGCGATGCAGTTTCGCCGGAGATCTGGGCTGATCTTGAATCGAAGGTCACCGCTGTTTTGGGAGAGCTTCCGGGCCAAGTTCTGGGGGGAGTATCAAGACCGGCAGTCCCAGGTCTGGCGATCAAATTATTAGCCAGGAAGGCCCCCGACCTTACCGCCATGCTTGATTTGTTATGGACCGCTGTCCGTGGAGCATTGTGGAATCTTCCAGCCGTCTCCTTGCGGAAGTACTAAAGCCTATTAGCGGCTTGTATCTACGAATTGGCGCTGGGGCAAGAGTTGAGAATCTAAAGGTTTGAGGCTTTGCCTTCGGCTGCGGAAGCCGTACGGAGAGACCAGGCGAGTCCAAACAGCGAAAGCGTGAAGATCAACCATTTCGATGGATCAAAGTTATACCAACGCGGCCCATTGCGGTAGTCACTTTGGTACGTATGGTGATAATTGTGGTAGCCTTCGCCGAAGGTCAGGAGCGAAACCAGCCAACTATCTCGGCTAGAGTCAGCTTGGCTATGCGGTTGGTTTCCCCAGAGATGACACACTGAATTGATACAGAATGTCGAGTTCAGAACGGCAAATGTTCGGCCGACTCCGGCCAACATGAAACAGCCAAACCCTTCCATCCAACCGCCATGTGAGAAACCTACCAGAAATGGCAGCGCAAGCCCCGAAAGCACAATCGGCACATAGTATCGGTGCTGCCACATAATCACCGGATCTTGCTTAAGTCGCGTCGCATATTTTTCGTCCGAGTAACGCTCATCGGAGAAAAGCCATCCACAGTGGCTGTGCCAGAATCCTCGCTGAGCGTTGTATGGATCAGCGTCTTGATCGCAAGCCGCATGGTGACGGATGTGGTCCGCTGCCCACTTTAAAGCGGAATTCTGCAGCGCCCATCCACCAGCGAT is a genomic window of Candidatus Nitrospira kreftii containing:
- a CDS encoding hypothetical protein (conserved membrane protein of unknown function), with the translated sequence MERVDGVRRRTGILPRLRVLSVACVLLGGLGGPSAGAADETGAAAGTSAPAASPIEAALLDLQSEDAEVRTQAAELLIAQGDTSLLPRLDAMREEGSRAVRIALKPVIDLLKNRANLTSDSPDTRRSAAADLGSTGRREAIPSLKQAAANEEVWWVRYTMEESQHVLELQADDHAIQLEAVKQLGELRSANSVPALTALIEAGQAAAATDQQQALATAATAAVDYIESWGWWANIIETCFRGISLSSILLIMSLGLAIVFGLMGVINMAHGELMMVGAYATFITQQAFLAWCSPDAFDWYFPVALPVAFLSAAAFGWVLEATVIRFLYGRLLETLLATWGVSLILMQAARVYFGDLTAVIAPQSLRGGAQVMVGVYLPYNRIFIIVLSIVCVLGIYVLLFRSTLGIRVRAVTQNRNMSACLGIPTRKVDAYTFAFASGLAGIAGWALTMVGNVDPGLGQNYIVDSFMVVVTGGVGKLAGTIWASLGIGGLNKLIEPFSGAVYGKVFILVGVILFLQWRPQGLFAAKGRSADA
- a CDS encoding hypothetical protein (conserved protein of unknown function), whose amino-acid sequence is MRVRGGERRSASQKTSTFLNRKPSERRESSQKRNLPIPSSTEFVGRVGELRLQYAKLDGRTIIAHSYFTTPWKLLPPIYLDDTGAAYTLLVNPSGGLVGGDGLSIDMNLDRDAHVLISAPSANRVYRSEGKLSEQVINITVGPGAILEWLPEHTIPFAGSRFRQAIQVNLAPSATIILWDALASGRIARDERWAFTHLENEIQIMTATGGSLVERYILDPATDLGRVGLAEEWNYVASLYVVSDAVSPEIWADLESKVTAVLGELPGQVLGGVSRPAVPGLAIKLLARKAPDLTAMLDLLWTAVRGALWNLPAVSLRKY
- a CDS encoding urease accessory protein, with product MTAVDLRLPDLGMNMHDLNREHSHSWSPTQAREKGIPVIGIGGPVGSGKTALVEALCQRLRDRYSLAAVTNDIFTKIDAEILTKRAALPIDRILGVETGGCPHTAIREDASHNQEAINDLLRRHPDVESFFLESGGDNLAATFSPELVDYVIYVIDVAAGDKIPRKGGPGITRSDFLVINKMDLAPHVRADLSLMAQDTRRMRGDLPFAFTNILSGEGLDSVVAWVEQRVPQRARR
- a CDS encoding Urea ABC transporter, permease protein UrtC, with product MPEPSVPPQDQRLTLSFFAAGLIFLVIIPLLNVLPAEGSWLHLSDFRLNQFGKFLAFAILALGLDLIWGYCGVLSLGQGVFFGLGAYCMGMYLALQIGSESVYGSELPDFMVWTQVKELPLFWYPFKSFWGGFFGALLVPVLFATLFGFLAFRSRIKGVYFAIITQALAFAAWLVFNRNETRLGGTNGLTDFKQLIGFRLSDPSTQRGLYLVTVLALGAAYLLCRYIVASRAGKVLIAIRDSESRVTFSGYTPWMYKLFVFVVAAGLAGLAGMLYVPQVGIITPAQIGVLPSLEVVIWVAVGGRGTLIGAIVGAVAVNYGRSVLTNYFPEAWPFILGGLFVIVVTLFPDGLIGMLRKGRERLKAAPSAPVSKAAGGTAA
- a CDS encoding urease alpha subunit; its protein translation is MKIQRRQYASLYGPTTGDRVRLADTELLIEVEKDFTVYGEEAVFGGGKVIRDGMGQSPLATSANGALDTVVTNALILDYSGIVKADIGIKDGRIVGVGKAGNPDLMPNVTQGMEIGAGTEVIAGEGHIVTAGGIDSHIHFICPQQYWDALSSGITTMIGGGTGPATGTNATTCTPGPWNIHRMLEASDGIPMNLGFLGKGNSSHPDGLNEQVEAGAIGLKLHEDWGTTPAAIDTCLSVGEHYDVQVAIHTDTLNEAGFVEDTIKAFKGRTIHTFHTEGAGGGHAPDIIKVCGEPNVLPSSTNPTMPFTANTMDEHLDMLMVCHHLNPRIPEDVAFAESRIRRETIAAEDILHDLGAISIMSSDSQAMGRIGEVIIRTWQNAHKMKVQRGHLSSTGAKDSSQNDNFRAKRYVAKYTINPAIAHGIAHEVGSVEVGKLADLVIWKPAFFGVKPEMVLKGGFIAQAQMGDPNASIPTPEPIISRPMFGAFGRALTSTSLTFFSQAGLDREIPKKLGLQKRVAAVKNCRSVKKRDLKLNDYLPKIEVDPETYVVTADGVRLTCEPAVVLPMAQRYFLF
- a CDS encoding putative branched-chain amino acid ABC transport protein — translated: MDTHEDTHEDTHETQEPQRHDSAGPAPETSRREFLGQTGRVAAGVGVAALLGNLGHYALSYAAGGPPIKIGVLHSLSGTMAISEVSLRDVVLMAVEEINKAGGVMGRPVEAKIVDPASNWDLFAEKAKQLLLEEKVSVVFGCWTSVSRKSVLPVFEKNNGLLFYPVQYEGEECSRNVFYTGAAVNQQAAPAVEYLMSPEGGSYKKFYLLGTDYVYPRTTNKILRAMLLAKKVPAANIAEEYTPFHHQDYQTICGKIKKFAAGGGAAVISTINGDSNVPFYKEFGNQGLRAEDAPIMAFSVAEDELRGMDTSALVGHLAAWNYYQSVDTPQNKKFVANFKAYCKKNNLPDGENRVTDDPIEAAYFGVYVWKQAVEKAGSTDVDKVRAAVYNQKFLAPGGEIMMDCCNQHTHKPVLIGEILKNGQFKTIWRSKGLVKPEPWSEYTNPDKGCDWIQHQGTYTK
- a CDS encoding urease gamma subunit, producing MHLTPREQEKLLIYVAGQLAADRKKRGLKLNHPEAVAYLTAAVLEGIRDGKSVAELMTYGATLLTRKDVMPGVPEMIHEFQVEGTFPDGTKLVTVHNPIR
- a CDS encoding Urea ABC transporter, ATP-binding protein UrtD, whose translation is MTDGDRILTCEHVIVDYDGFKALNNCNFSVHYNELRVVIGPNGAGKTTLLDVICGKTPPTSGKILFGHGISLVGKNAEDITKLGVGRKFQAPSIYGNLSVWQNLDLSVKRASKGVFPTLVGKSTPAERERIREVLETIGLTEHAHARAGSLSHGQKQWLEIGMVILQEPSLLLVDEPVAGMSDKETEQTGQLLMTLAEKQAIVVIEHDMDFVRQIANIVTVLAEGTVICEGTVEHVQADEHVREIYLGRAKVAH
- a CDS encoding Urease accessory protein UreF — protein: MNTPSLLEGLRFVDTFFPSGGYAFSSGLEAAVQGGAVRNSEQLARYIEDLLRGGMSRREALATKIANVAGSTGEASAALEIDRKLDATKLSRESRMASRQMGRQVIRVAADQIKAKSVLSEYYDEVESDRAPGHLAVTFGLTLGACDWSPEETAAAFLYQTAIGFVSAAMRLSPIGQHEGQRILGEWLPVIERISREVDSDAGMSSWSPIQDIYSMRHGSLEWRLFRS
- a CDS encoding ABC transporter subunit, ATP-binding, with the translated sequence MEQATPPVTLAVEQINAYYGESHILRNVSFTIEPGEVVCLMGRNGMGKTTTLKTLTGLLPARSGTIRFRGRDITQERTDLRARQGLAYVPQGREIIPHLTVHQNLLLGYWNRPVIRGDVSEAAAFEEVYQLFPKLTQILHRPGGVLSGGEQQQLAIGRAILSSPQLLLLDEPTEGIQPSIVDQIEDVIIGFKQSRRFAILLVEQGLHFAARLAEKYVVMAKGAVMAQGKSAELNADMVRQHLTV
- a CDS encoding Urease subunit beta encodes the protein MPKKTKRAPVRREKVPQRTKGFLATIKTELSKPVIPGEMFVASGDLEAFHGRDTKELTVKNSADRPIQVGSHCHFFESNHALMFDRGAAFGFRLCIPAGTAVRFEPGEEKRVTVVALAGNRVAHGINGLTEGSLDDPQVKGKALALAADRGFSEKGGVK